Proteins encoded in a region of the Triplophysa dalaica isolate WHDGS20190420 chromosome 10, ASM1584641v1, whole genome shotgun sequence genome:
- the slc26a11 gene encoding sodium-independent sulfate anion transporter, protein MESLTGGSSPALCLYGTLRTCFPILTWLPRYNLTWLKMDLIAGLTVGLTVVPQALAYAAVAGLPVQYGLYSAFMGGFIYCIFGSSKDITLGPTAIMSLLCSSYIDGDPVFAVVLTLLCGVIQTGMALLRLGFLLDFISYPVIKGFTCAAAVIIGFGQVKNILGLKDIPQSFVLQVYYTFHKIPEARVGDVVLGLCCLFVLVTLKMMMTSLGSAEDEAPRLQRTARGLVWSLATIRNALVVIAATAVAYSAEVAGSHFFSLTGKSAKGLPPFEAPPLSEIANGTVITFRDIAKDLGGGLAVIPLMGVLESIAIAKAFGSKNNYRIDANQELFAIGLTNIMGSFVSAYPVTGSFGRTAVNSQSGVCTPAGGVVTGVIVLLSLAFLMPLFFYIPKASLAAVIICAVSPMVDFRVPVQLWRVKKLDLLPFLVTFLISFWEIQYGIVGGVVVSVFILLYIVARPKVKVSDNGVVVLELDSGLNFPVTEHLSRIVYTHALHASPPRCVVLDCSHVSCIDYTVVHELEELLHQFEHRGTSLVFAGLKPSVLKVLLTAELPAFRQTDSIDEALQLLTEPSYYDQQS, encoded by the exons ATGGAGTCACTAACAGGTGGAAGCTCACCTGCCCTCTGCTTGTATGGCACCCTGCGCACCTGTTTCCCCATCCTCACCTGGCTGCCCAGGTACAACCTCACTTGGCTGAAGATGGACCTGATCGCTGGTCTAACCGTGGGCCTTACCGTGGTTCCTCAAGCCCTGGCTTACGCAGCGGTGGCTGGTTTACCTGTGCAG tacGGTTTGTATTCTGCTTTTATGGGCGGCTTCATCTATTGTATATTTGGCTCATCTAAAGACATCACGCTGGGTCCCACGGCCATCATGTCCCTGCTGTGTTCCTCATATATTGACGGAGACCCCGTTTTCGCCGTTGTGCTCACGCTGTTGTGCGGGGTTATTCAAACAGGAATGGCTCTGCTGAGGTTGG GGTTTCTTTTGGACTTCATCTCTTATCCGGTAATAAAAGGATTTACCTGCGCCGCCGCAGTCATCATTGGTTTTGGCCAGGTGAAG AACATTCTAGGTCTGAAGGACATCCCACAGAGCTTCGTTCTGCAGGTGTACTACACCTTTCACAAGATACCAGAGGCCAG AGTAGGAGATGTGGTTCTGGGTCTGTGCTGTCTTTTCGTCCTGGTCACGTTGAAAATGATGATGACTTCTCTGGGTTCTGCTGAGGATGAAGCCCCTCGCCTCCAGCGAACGGCCAGAGGCCTGGTGTGGAGTTTAGCCACGA TTCGGAACGCGCTAGTTGTGATAGCGGCGACGGCTGTCGCGTACTCCGCGGAGGTCGCGGGAAGCCATTTCTTCAGTCTGACTGGGAAATCGGCCAAAGGCCTCCCGCCTTTCGAAGCCCCGCCCCTTTCAGAGATAGCCAATGGCACGGTTATTACATTCAGAGATATTGCAAAG GATTTGGGCGGCGGCCTGGCTGTCATTCCTTTAATGGGCGTCCTGGAAAGCATTGCTATTGCCAAAGCGTTTG GTAGCAAGAACAACTACCGAATTGATGCCAACCAAGAGCTCTTTGCCATCG GTCTCACAAACATCATGGGCTCATTTGTGTCGGCTTACCCTGTCACGGGCAGTTTCGGAAG AACAGCAGTAAATTCTCAAAGCGGCGTATGTACACCTGCGGGCGGTGTGGTAACAG GTGTCATCGTTCTGTTGTCATTGGCATTTCTTATGCCGCTGTTCTTCTACATTCCCAAAGCTTCACTTGCTGCTGTCATAATATGTGCTGTCAGCCCCATGGTTGACTTTCGGGTGCCTGTTCAGCTCTGGAGAGTCAAGA AACTTGACCTACTGCCCTTCCTGGTGACGTTTTTGATCAGTTTCTGGGAGATACAGTATGGCATCGTGGGAGGCGTGGTCGTGTCCGTGTTTATTTTGCTATACATTGTGGCCAGGCCTAAAGTAAAG GTTTCGGATAACGGCGTTGTGGTCCTGGAGTTGGACAGCGGGCTGAATTTTCCTGTGACTGAACATCTGAGCAGGATTGTCTACACACATGCGCTTCACG cgTCTCCGCCGCGATGTGTGGTTCTAGACTGTTCTCATGTCAGCTGTATAGACTACACTGTTGTGCATGAACTTGAAGAACTTCTTCATCAGTTTGAACACAGAGGAACTTCACTAGTCTTTGCCGGACTGAAG ccttCAGTTTTAAAGGTGCTGTTGACAGCTGAACTGCCTGCTTTCAGACAAACTGACAGTATAGACGAGGCACTACAACTATTGACAGAACCCTCTTATTATGACCAGCAATCCTGA
- the sgsh gene encoding N-sulphoglucosamine sulphohydrolase, with the protein MLSFLFSWRLFCVLVCCGVGHSRRNVLLIIADDAGFETDVYNNTVVQTPHLRALSQRSLIFKNAFTTVSSCSPSRSTILTGLPQHQNGMYGLHQGVHHFNSFDGVRSLPLLLKEANIRTGIIGKKHVGPGPVYLFDFAYTEETNSVLQVGRNITKIKLLVRKFFQSQRERSGEANEEPPFFLYVAFHDPHRCGHSQPQYGAFCEKFGNGESGMGRIPDWEPKYYTPDQVKVPDFIPDTPAARADIAAQYTTVSRLDQGIGLVLQELRDAGYENDTLVIYSSDNGIPFPNGRTNLYGSGVKEPMLISSPEHRQRQGQISQAYVSLLDITPTILDWLSLPYPSYSISGVDPVQLTGRSLLPALISEPAWVTVYASQSLHEVTMYYPMRSVHQGPYRLLHNMHYRMPFPIDQDFYVSPTFQDLLNRTRTCQPTGWFKTLNEYYYRERWELFDTCSDPSERRNLAGDPAYAQVLESLRAQLLKWQWRTEDPWVCEPDAVLEAKLEPECRPLYNGL; encoded by the exons ATGctgagttttttattttcatggcGTCTGTTTTGCGTCTTGGTTTGTTGTGGAGTTGGACACAGCAGAAGAAATGTTCTTTTGATCATTG CTGATGATGCCGGGTTCGAGACGGATGTTTACAACAACACCGTGGTCCAGACACCTCATCTTCGAGCTCTGTCTCAGCGCAGTTTAATCTTCAAGAACGCCTTCACCACCGTCAGTAGCTGCTCTCCAAGTCGGTCCACTATCCTGACCGGCCTCCCGCAG CATCAGAATGGGATGTATGGTCTTCATCAGGGAGTCCATCACTTTAACTCATTCGATGGAGTGCGGAGTCTCCCTCTCCTGCTAAAAGAAGCCAACATCCGCACAG GTATCATCGGGAAGAAACACGTGGGGCCGGGACCCGTATACCTATTCGACTTCGCCTACACGGAGGAGACCAATTCCGTGCTGCAGGTGGGTCGAAATATCACCAAGATCAAACTTCTCGTTCGGAAGTTCTTCCAGAGCCAAAGGGAGCGGAGCGGGGAGGCAAACGAGGAGCCTCCGTTCTTCCTTTACGTGGCTTTTCATGATCCCCATCGCTGCGGTCACTCCCAGCCGCAGTACGGAGCGTTCTGCGAGAAGTTCGGGAACGGAGAGAGCGGGATGGGGAGGATTCCGGATTGGGAGCCCAAGTATTACACTCCAGACCAGGTCAAG GTTCCTGATTTTATTCCCGACACACCTGCAGCCAGGGCGGACATTGCAGCACAATACACTACAGTTAGCAGACTGGACCAAG GTATCGGTCTGGTTCTGCAAGAACTACGAGACGCCGGATATGAAAACGACACTTTGGTAATCTATAGCTCGGATAATGGAATTCCGTTTCCCAATGGCCGCACCAACCTGTACGGCTCGGGTGTGAAGGAACCCATGCTGATCTCCTCACCTGAACACCGGCAGCGCCAGGGACAGATCAGCCAGGCCTACGTCAGTCTCTTGG ACATCACACCCACCATTCTGGACTGGTTGTCCCTACCGTATCCATCTTACAGCATCTCTGGTGTCGATCCGGTACAGCTGACCGGTCGCTCTCTCCTCCCAGCCCTGATCTCGGAGCCCGCCTGGGTCACGGTCTACGCCAGTCAGAGTCTTCACGAGGTCACCATGTACTACCCGATGCGCTCCGTCCACCAGGGTCCCTACAGACTCCTGCACAACATGCATTACCGTATGCCCTTCCCTATAGACCAGGATTTCTACGTATCCCCAACATTCCAGGATCTGTTAAACCGTACCCGGACGTGTCAGCCCACAGGCTGGTTTAAGACTCTAAATGAGTACTACTACAGAGAGAGATGGGAACTTTTTGACACATGCTCGGATCCGTCGGAGAGGAGGAATTTGGCGGGGGATCCGGCCTACGCTCAGGTTTTGGAGAGCCTGAGAGCTCAGCTGCTTAAGTGGCAGTGGCGCACAGAGGATCCGTGGGTGTGCGAGCCGGACGCGGTTCTGGAGGCGAAACTGGAACCAGAGTGCAGGCCACTCTACAACGGGCTATGA